Below is a window of Electrophorus electricus isolate fEleEle1 chromosome 1, fEleEle1.pri, whole genome shotgun sequence DNA.
tatgcaatgttttttttttcttttattgtgaatagctttgtgtttctttctttgagCCCTCTATGAGTTTCACGGAttagtttcttttttcagaGAAGTACTTTTCACAATCTCAAGAACAATCTCAGGAACATTTAAGGAACACTtcctttttaataaattattattattcaataataataatccttaATAGGGACCCCTCTGATGTGtgctttattttctcatttgacAGAGTGTGCGGGATGATTGAGACCATTAGTGAATGGTTCTGGTGGGACCGCCTTTGGCTGCCCTTCAACCTCACGTGGACAGATCTAGAGGACAAGGATGGGCGTGTCTATGGCAAGGTGTCAGACTTGTATATCACCTTGCCCTACTCAATGGGCTTCCTCATCATTAGATACATATTTGAAAGGTAGGTTCTCAGAAACTGGATGGGTTTATCATGGCAAACTTAGATACGGTTTTGCCAAATCTATAATCTAAGGTTCTATAATCTAAGGAAACCATGCAATTACAACACTCAATTCACAACACTAAATGAAGCTGGGAActcattcaaataaaaacaattaaatggaTATCCATGCTAGTGTGTGATCCTCCAGTCTATGCACCAGATCCTTCAATGGGTGGTGTCACGTTGTAAATTGTTTCGTTTCTCAGGTTTGTGGCCACACCGTTGGCAGCCTTCCTAGGTCTGAGAGAGAAGACCAAGCAGAACGTGGAATACAATGCCATCCTGGAGCATTACTATGCATCACGGTCTAAAACCCCAGGAAAGGTATTGCGCAGAATTTGACTcaacactcactacactcaccactcactttattagaaacatttgtttattagacacaccttgtaggtgtacaCATAGAACCCCTTGCCTACATTTTGCCCTGCACAATGTGTTAAGCAGAAGCTGAGCAGTAATTCAGTGAGTATGTAAAAAGACCTACAAACCCATCAGGAGCTGTTTCTCACTGTTGTAAGCAAAAGTTAAAAGCTTCCTGTAAATTCACCTTATGTAGCACTAGTCCACATCAACAGCCTTTACACTTGCATATCTACTGTGTTTCTCACAAAAGTATAAAAAGAATATAACAGCCATACACAAACAACCCAGATTATTCAACAATGACCTTGACTAGGACAGAATTCAGGGGCCAGTCAGATGTGTCTCTGCTGTCTGGTGCCTGATATTAGATTAACAAATATGTACTATATCAGTGAATAACAATTATCACACTTTCAGAAATCCCCTTTCATCCTTCTGCAGATCATAATGAGCTTCTACTTACCTCACTGTCACtggttaaaattatttttctttaatatattTCTTGCCACTCACTAGCACCAGAGAGTAATTGGTTTTCATAAAGTTTGCTTCAGTCAACTCTGGGGTCAATTTACATGTCTTTATTCCTATTAGGAGTTAACTTGGCTATCTTCCCTGCCATCTCATTAAAGCAATCCATGCAACTAGTGGAATCCCACTCCTTATTCCCACTCTCTGTACTTCCCTCTGTGTGGGACCCCAGGTGGATATCACGGGCCTGTCCAAGAAATGTGGCTGGTCCAGCCGACATATGGAACGCTGGTTCAGGAGGAGACGCAACCAGGAGCGCCCTGGGGTCCTTAAAAAGTTCAGGGAAGCCAGGTAACTGTGACATTGATCAAACTGGTTGAGTATACTTAAACATAAACCATACTGAAACAGTTCACTAGATTTCCAATATTTGTATAGTAGTTGTGTATCTTCTAGTCCTGAGTACACagtacattaattaattttggtTGACAGTGATGAGGAAAAGCAACTGgtgtacatacataaaaaaaaaaaaaatcctcaacTAATGAAGGGAATTTTTCAGGTTGTATTTGGTTGGATGcagtttatcagtttatcaTGTACACAACATTAACATACATGTGTTCTGTTGTACACAGTAAAAGAATATCACCATGATCAAATTGGCAGATAGgctgttttcattttggcaAAAATAGCTATGACGCCGGCTTCGACTAATGTACCAGAAATCCTTccatggccaaaggttttgcCATTTGCTTTAACTGCCATTGCTTTGTTTCCTCAAGCTGGAGATTTGTATTCTATGTAGGGGCCTTCATTGGTGGCATTGTAGCCCTGTATGATGTAAGTATTTCTCCTTTACCACTTGTATGAGACAATAAAGGTGTAAGAGGTAACCTTGTTAGGTCACGACCTTGGTTGTAGGTGAGTCTGAGTTGTATTAGGGGATTTATATAGTAAGTACAATAATAGGGGTGAGATGGAATAAAAGACAATGGAGatttgttttggatttaaaCGGTAGCAGAACGACTCACATTTTAAGCCATGCAGGGGTGGGGATAGGAGAGGTGAGTTCTGCCTGTGGATATGCAAATGGACACGCTGTTATGGCTTCAAGTACAATGCTGAGAATGTCAGTTGAACAATGACTCACCTTATATGTCTTGGCATCCAAAAACAGCTATTGTGTACATGGGCAGATGATCACTATGAAAATATAATTCCCTTGCAACACTTTAACATTCACTCCTAAAAGACACTCCTAGTCTGGAGTATTGAGATGAACTCAAGCAAATGAAATTACAAAACTAGGCCGAAGAGCAGTACAGACATTTCTGATTGATGCATTTTTGTAACTTGCAGTTAGTGAGTTTAAAGGAAGACGTCACAACCTCACTGAAAGTACACAGAGTAGTGAATGTATTGAACATACTGGTTGCAGTATTATGTCACTAAATGTGCAGAAAGGACCAACATTTGTCATCTGTACTCCTAATGTCGCTCTTCACAGTTTTCATCACCTGCTTTTAGTCAGAATTTTTTGATTCTCTGCTGTTGTCTTCCATAAGTGGCACAATAGCAAGTGTAAtgggaaagaatgaaagagaccaggaagaggaaaaaaaagtgtatgtgcacatttctgttccctggaaagaaaaattaaaagtaaaggGACCACTTTTCTTTATTGCGACACATGTTGATAAGGTGACTGAATTCGAATAGTGTGAAGCATTTATCTTATAGATCAACTTCTACATAGATCAACATAATTGTATGTGGATcaacataaatgtatatttatagcCAGGATAGCAACAGGGCAGGGCCCACTGGCACCAGTCCAGAATGATAATATGGCACTCTTAGCTTTTTCACGAGAACACCCATTGGCTTTCACTGAATCATATACTTGAAAGATTTGAAAGTACATATTAAATGAATGCAAAACGTTGTAATTAGTATGGTAATTTACGGTCTATTTCTTTTTCCACTATAAACACAAATTTGATCATTATAAGAACACATTTTTTGTTGCAAATGACATTTCAGGGCAAACTGAGAATTAGTTTCTTGtgatgaaatttaaaatgtcttattttgCTGAATTGATTTTATAAACTTGCAGCAAGCCTTTCTAGATAATTGTGAATTGTGAAGAGGGCTCAAACttttataaattaaacaatgaTGTATGGGTCAGAGAGCCATTCCATATACAGTATGGGGAATAGTTTGGAGACATTTAGGAATACATTTAATTCATAATTTTTAATGACAAGTTTTTTGAATAGTTATCATTCTTTATAATAATTGTTCTGGCATTGGTGCCTTTTGTAACAATTGATCCTggcattcaaaatcaaatctaaTGAAATGAACAATATCCCAGCGTACACTTCAGATCAGCTTATCTCACCATATTCTATAAAAGCCacaatcatttttgtttgtgaagtTCTGTTTTTAgaagtgaaatatatatatatatatatatatatatatatatatatatatatatatatatatatatatatatatatataaatatatatatatatatatatatatatatatttataaagaagTGAAATTAAGTAGTTtgaaaactattttatttattttgagtttatttatttattttattttggttaattTTGATAACATTTCATTATGTCTTCTGCCTTTTAGAAACCCTGGTTTTACAATTTAAGAGAAGTTTGGACTGCCTATCCTAAACAGgtacttttaacatttttccaggttttgtgaaacatttatgaCTTATGTATGTATCTGCATTCCCATTACACACCCAATTCCTTCTTAAcatgtgcaaaaataaaaacatagcaCATAAGTGAAAAGATTAAACTAGAACTCAACAATATGTTCTTACTTGGTCCGAAACAAAACTTCAGCTTGCATCATATTTAGTCCAAAATCGTGTTTTTTCCTAAAATGAAGCAATGCGTCTGGAATTGTTTAGATCAAATCAACAGCTCAGTGACGTCATTCATGTTGTCCAGCTGCTGTTATGTATAATTCTCTCCCCAGCAGAACCTTTTTAATAACCCAGATGCACTAAGCTACAGTAAATTACATACAGTTGGTGATATACATCATGTTAATAGATAGCGTATGTCTCTTTGTCTATCACTGTAAGAGTCCCAATGTGTTATAATGGTCACAGCAGTACTGGCAGGCTGAAAGCGATATTGTTTCTTGGGTTTTTCTCCCTTGTAGTCAATACTGGAGTCCCAGTACTGGTACTACATACTGGAGATGAGCTTCTACTGGTCACTCCTTTTAAGCATCACGTTTGATGTGAAAAGAAAGGTTCGTATCATACAGCACGATGTTGCGTTTGCACACGCGTTCCTCGTAtaattttgtgttttcagtttcagttttcagATGTTGTTTGTATCTCAGTATGACCAACACTGTGAACAGCTACAGATAAGGCAAATGATGAAGAATCTTTCATGTGGGCATTTTTCATGTGGCAGGATTTCAAGGAACAAATCATTCATCACCTAGCCACACTGACCCTACTGGCATTTTCCTGGTGTGCAAACTACATCCGTGTCGGAACACTAGTCATGCTTGTCCACGACTCCTCTGACGTGTTTTTAGAGGTATCCAATGCAGCTTGTTTAGACATTTCATTTGACCTGGGTGTGTGACAGTTTCTCTTTCTCAACTTGCTCCTCTCTGTTTTGTTCAGTCTGCCAAGGTCTTAAACTATGCCAAGTGGGAAAAGACCTGCAACAGCCTGTTTGCTCTGTTCGCTGTTGTGTTCATGGTCACCAGACTCatcatttttccattttggtaAGATACGTCTGAAGTTGTCCCTTTTCAGGTAGttttgagcgtgtgtgtttgtgtgaatgcagCTAATATATAAAGTGCATGGTTAGCAGAGATTCCATTTCAGAGGATATGATATGACATCACAGGAATGTGTTTACAACATCTCTCTTTTGTGTTCATGCCAGGATCATCCACTGTACATGGGTCTACCCACCAGATCACTATCCTGTATTCTTTGGCTATTACTTTTTTAATGCTATG
It encodes the following:
- the cers3a gene encoding ceramide synthase 2, coding for MIETISEWFWWDRLWLPFNLTWTDLEDKDGRVYGKVSDLYITLPYSMGFLIIRYIFERFVATPLAAFLGLREKTKQNVEYNAILEHYYASRSKTPGKVDITGLSKKCGWSSRHMERWFRRRRNQERPGVLKKFREASWRFVFYVGAFIGGIVALYDKPWFYNLREVWTAYPKQSILESQYWYYILEMSFYWSLLLSITFDVKRKDFKEQIIHHLATLTLLAFSWCANYIRVGTLVMLVHDSSDVFLESAKVLNYAKWEKTCNSLFALFAVVFMVTRLIIFPFWIIHCTWVYPPDHYPVFFGYYFFNAMLGILLMLHIFWAYLIVSMLKKLLFGSLTKDERSDNEEEEDDEDNSMFEDDDDDGYLKVTNGCGGRGGENHH